In Curtobacterium sp. MCPF17_002, one genomic interval encodes:
- a CDS encoding APC family permease, with protein MASPIAVTAPAAPARGGSLKRSLGLWAIVGLGLGYMTPTVVFDTFGIVSDETKGAVPSAYLIALVIMLLTAVSYGKMVRVYPAAGSAYTYVRESIHPNAGFMVGWASLLDYLLLPMVNALIIRLYLEQVFPALPAWVTVVVYTVFVTTVICLSMRGRSNLNMVLLIGAILAMIAFVVFAVIELVKGAGAGTIVSTEPFVHDGVTMSALLTGATVVCFSFIGFDAVTMYTEEAKSIRIMPKAILMTVLIGGVIFLVSSYFAQLRFPTNAPFGEFTDDPLPQIGLLVGGRVFQAILVAAGFIAALASGLASHASVARMLLVMGRNNVLPKKVFGHVSPRTRTPIPNVIIVGAVTLLAMSFSLDTISSYINFGALIAFTFVNLTVIVHFAWREGRRHTVRDRFAFVVMPGVAMLLTGVLWSQLHADALIAGGVWAAIGFVYLLVITKGFRVQPKGFDENQPVTGVNKQLTDEQA; from the coding sequence ATGGCATCACCCATCGCGGTCACCGCCCCGGCAGCCCCGGCGCGCGGCGGTTCACTGAAGCGCAGCCTCGGGCTCTGGGCGATCGTCGGCCTCGGGCTCGGGTACATGACCCCGACCGTCGTCTTCGACACGTTCGGCATCGTGTCCGACGAGACGAAGGGCGCCGTCCCGAGCGCCTACCTGATCGCCCTCGTGATCATGCTCCTGACCGCGGTGAGCTACGGGAAGATGGTCCGGGTCTACCCGGCGGCCGGCTCCGCGTACACGTACGTGCGGGAGTCGATCCACCCGAACGCCGGGTTCATGGTCGGCTGGGCCTCGCTCCTCGACTACCTGCTGCTCCCGATGGTGAACGCGCTCATCATCCGCCTGTACCTCGAGCAGGTCTTCCCCGCCCTGCCGGCCTGGGTGACCGTCGTCGTCTACACGGTGTTCGTCACGACGGTGATCTGCCTGTCGATGCGCGGCAGGTCGAACCTCAACATGGTGCTGCTCATCGGCGCGATCCTCGCGATGATCGCGTTCGTGGTCTTCGCCGTGATCGAACTCGTCAAGGGTGCCGGTGCCGGGACGATCGTCAGCACCGAGCCGTTCGTCCACGACGGCGTGACGATGTCGGCGCTCCTCACCGGGGCGACGGTCGTCTGCTTCTCGTTCATCGGCTTCGACGCCGTGACGATGTACACGGAGGAGGCGAAGTCGATCCGCATCATGCCGAAGGCCATCCTCATGACGGTCCTCATCGGCGGTGTGATCTTCCTCGTGTCGTCGTACTTCGCGCAGCTCCGGTTCCCGACGAACGCCCCGTTCGGCGAGTTCACCGACGACCCGCTCCCCCAGATCGGCCTGCTCGTCGGCGGCCGGGTGTTCCAGGCGATCCTCGTCGCCGCCGGGTTCATCGCCGCACTGGCGTCCGGCCTCGCGTCGCACGCCAGCGTGGCCCGGATGCTGCTCGTGATGGGCCGGAACAACGTCCTGCCGAAGAAGGTGTTCGGTCACGTCAGCCCCCGGACCCGCACGCCCATCCCGAACGTCATCATCGTGGGCGCCGTCACGCTGCTCGCGATGTCGTTCTCCCTCGACACGATCTCGTCCTACATCAACTTCGGCGCCCTCATCGCGTTCACCTTCGTCAACCTGACGGTGATCGTGCACTTCGCCTGGCGCGAGGGCCGCCGGCACACCGTCCGCGACCGTTTCGCCTTCGTGGTGATGCCCGGCGTCGCGATGCTCCTCACGGGTGTTCTCTGGTCCCAGCTGCACGCCGACGCGCTCATCGCCGGCGGTGTCTGGGCCGCGATCGGGTTCGTGTACCTGCTGGTCATCACGAAGGGGTTCCGCGTCCAGCCGAAGGGCTTCGACGAGAACCAGCCGGTGACCGGCGTCAACAAGCAGCTGACCGACGAACAGGCCTAG
- a CDS encoding agmatine deiminase family protein, whose translation MSWRMPAETAPQERTWMAFPRPGNTLGDDPASAEAARTAWATTANTISEHQPVTVVVDPVARADADRLLSGAVEVLEAPLDDFWMRDIGPTFVVDDETGEVGAVDWVFNGWGANAWSTWTRDAEIAATVARAAGVRRLPSLLVNEGGAIHVDGTGRVLVTETVQLDPRRNPYADHARVEEELARTIGATDVIWLPRGLTRDYDGLGTRGHVDMVATFTEPGVVLLHAQPDPSHPDHLVMPQIRRALEQATDATIVEVPAPATLTDDGGPVDWNYVNHVVVNGAVIACGFGEAAADDRARGILADVYPGREVHTLDARAVFARGGGLHCITQQQPAGNLRQPAGNLRQPTTDLQHPAP comes from the coding sequence GTGAGCTGGCGGATGCCGGCGGAGACGGCGCCGCAGGAACGCACGTGGATGGCGTTCCCCCGCCCCGGCAACACCCTCGGCGACGACCCGGCGAGCGCCGAGGCGGCGCGCACCGCGTGGGCCACGACGGCGAACACGATCAGCGAGCACCAGCCGGTGACCGTGGTGGTGGACCCGGTGGCGCGCGCCGATGCCGACCGGCTGCTGTCCGGTGCCGTGGAGGTGCTCGAGGCGCCGCTCGACGACTTCTGGATGCGTGACATCGGCCCGACGTTCGTCGTGGACGACGAGACCGGCGAGGTCGGCGCCGTGGACTGGGTCTTCAACGGCTGGGGCGCGAACGCGTGGTCGACCTGGACCCGTGACGCCGAGATCGCGGCGACCGTCGCTCGGGCTGCGGGTGTCCGACGGCTCCCCTCGCTCCTGGTGAACGAGGGCGGTGCGATCCACGTCGACGGGACGGGCCGGGTCCTCGTCACCGAGACCGTGCAGCTCGACCCTCGACGGAACCCGTACGCCGACCACGCTCGGGTCGAGGAGGAACTGGCGCGGACGATCGGTGCGACCGACGTGATCTGGCTCCCCCGGGGCCTCACCCGCGACTACGACGGGCTCGGCACCCGCGGGCACGTGGACATGGTCGCGACCTTCACCGAACCGGGCGTCGTCCTGCTGCACGCGCAACCGGACCCGTCGCACCCGGACCACCTGGTGATGCCGCAGATCCGCCGGGCGCTCGAGCAGGCGACCGACGCAACGATCGTGGAGGTCCCGGCGCCGGCGACCCTGACGGACGACGGCGGGCCGGTGGACTGGAACTACGTCAACCACGTCGTGGTGAACGGTGCCGTGATCGCCTGCGGGTTCGGTGAGGCTGCGGCGGACGACCGGGCGCGGGGCATCCTGGCGGACGTGTACCCGGGGCGGGAGGTGCACACGCTCGACGCCCGAGCGGTCTTCGCCCGTGGCGGCGGTCTGCACTGCATCACGCAGCAGCAGCCGGCGGGGAACCTGCGGCAGCCGGCGGGGAACCTGCGGCAGCCGACGACGGACCTGCAGCACCCGGCCCCGTAG
- a CDS encoding nitrilase-related carbon-nitrogen hydrolase, which produces MDVITGTPQRSPLHEDTGAPRRTVRVALVQTHWHADPDEHRRQLADGIDTAAANGATAVFLQELTLSRYPGDTPASGVPKDLAESLEDGPTMTFARAQAIEHGVFVHASLYERPADDDQPDDPRGYNTAVLVAPDGSLVGRTRKTHIPISAGYYEDTYFRPGSDADAFPVYEPAGLGARVGLPTCWDEWFPEVARSYGIAGSEILAYPTAIGSEPTFPDFDTAPIWRQVIVANGITAGQFMVVPNRWGDEGDITFYGSSFISDPFGRVLVEAPRDADVVLVADLDLDARVEWLRLFPFYLTRRPDLYDGLVQEIDPLRDGHGAREAIRASVAGVRS; this is translated from the coding sequence ATGGACGTCATCACCGGAACGCCGCAGCGGTCACCCCTCCACGAGGACACCGGCGCACCCCGTCGCACCGTGCGGGTCGCACTCGTGCAGACCCACTGGCACGCAGACCCGGACGAGCACCGCCGGCAGCTCGCGGACGGCATCGACACCGCGGCCGCCAACGGCGCCACCGCCGTGTTCCTGCAGGAGCTCACGCTCTCCCGCTACCCGGGCGACACCCCGGCGAGCGGCGTGCCGAAGGACCTGGCGGAGTCGCTCGAGGACGGCCCGACGATGACCTTCGCCCGGGCGCAGGCCATCGAGCACGGCGTGTTCGTGCACGCCTCGCTGTACGAACGTCCCGCCGACGACGACCAGCCCGACGACCCGCGCGGCTACAACACGGCGGTCCTCGTCGCGCCGGACGGCTCCCTGGTCGGCCGGACCCGCAAGACACACATCCCGATCAGCGCCGGCTACTACGAGGACACGTACTTCCGCCCGGGCAGCGACGCGGACGCCTTCCCGGTGTACGAGCCGGCGGGACTCGGCGCACGGGTGGGCCTGCCGACCTGCTGGGACGAGTGGTTCCCCGAGGTCGCCCGGTCCTACGGCATCGCCGGGTCAGAGATCCTGGCGTACCCGACCGCGATCGGCTCGGAGCCCACCTTCCCGGACTTCGACACCGCGCCGATCTGGCGGCAGGTGATCGTCGCGAACGGCATCACGGCCGGGCAGTTCATGGTGGTGCCGAACCGATGGGGCGACGAGGGCGACATCACCTTCTACGGGTCGTCGTTCATCTCGGACCCGTTCGGCCGAGTGCTCGTCGAGGCCCCGCGCGACGCGGACGTCGTCCTGGTGGCGGACCTCGACCTCGACGCCCGCGTCGAGTGGCTCCGGCTGTTCCCCTTCTACCTGACGAGGCGACCCGACCTGTACGACGGCCTGGTGCAGGAGATCGACCCCTTGCGCGACGGTCACGGCGCGCGTGAGGCGATCCGCGCCTCCGTGGCGGGTGTGCGCTCGTGA
- a CDS encoding DUF1345 domain-containing protein produces the protein MTTTRTRPQHEHRAPVAVAILVNLALSLFLPNEVLFFPSWVVPVLGVLLLTPLIVFNPRRLTRETTWSRWLSFALAIMLTVANQLTVLRTLEVLLSGHADGGAVLLTALQVWVSTIIAFGLVYWELDRGGPVARRRPELWTSDEADFQFPQETDAKTAAWRPVYLDYLYVAMTNMMAFSPTDTMPMTVRAKMIMAYQALGGFILLALVISRAVNIIS, from the coding sequence GTGACAACGACGAGGACTCGTCCCCAGCACGAACACCGCGCACCGGTCGCGGTCGCGATCCTCGTGAACCTGGCGCTCAGCCTGTTCCTGCCGAACGAGGTGCTGTTCTTCCCGTCCTGGGTCGTCCCCGTGCTCGGCGTCCTGCTCCTCACGCCGCTCATCGTCTTCAACCCGCGACGGCTGACCCGGGAGACGACGTGGTCGCGGTGGCTGTCCTTCGCGCTCGCGATCATGCTCACCGTCGCGAACCAGCTCACCGTGCTCCGGACGCTCGAGGTGCTGCTCAGCGGGCACGCCGACGGGGGCGCGGTCCTGCTCACGGCGCTGCAGGTGTGGGTGAGCACGATCATCGCGTTCGGACTCGTGTACTGGGAGCTCGACCGAGGCGGCCCCGTCGCTCGCCGGCGTCCCGAGTTGTGGACGAGTGACGAAGCCGACTTCCAGTTCCCACAGGAGACCGACGCGAAGACGGCGGCGTGGCGTCCGGTCTACCTCGACTACCTCTACGTCGCGATGACGAACATGATGGCCTTCAGCCCGACCGACACGATGCCGATGACCGTCCGCGCGAAGATGATCATGGCGTACCAGGCGCTCGGCGGGTTCATCCTGCTGGCCCTCGTGATCTCGCGGGCGGTCAACATCATCAGCTGA
- a CDS encoding NAD(P)/FAD-dependent oxidoreductase, which translates to MAVPTGVDVVVVGAGVSGLAAARALVHGGQRVVVLEARDRIGGRTWTDSALGVPVDLGASWIHGVDGNPLWALASSFGIDTVEFTVGSFQFDGRPIAWHGPSGTRLSPSAASSFVADLHTVDAALADVVASAPPPSTYAAAIDTVLRSLRWDGDPAARIREYAAHRSEDLCGAPVTVLDAHGLDEEHVAGDEVVFPGGYGQYAARLADGLDVRMSAVVQSVTQSDSGVVVGLADGSSIAAAHAVVTVPLGVLQAGDVTFDPPLSDPVTGAMGRLGMGAYDKVFLHFSTRFWGDDWVIRQQGSAGVDWHSWYDMSRVTGEPVLAALVGGSGARRLETLPDAMIVEEGVAALRRMFGAEAVPEPEASRITRWAEDPFARGSYSYLHVGASVDDHDLLGTPSGRVQLAGEATWGDDPATVHGALLSGLRAASRLLGTEVHASSLAAPLPVVPAVS; encoded by the coding sequence ATGGCCGTTCCGACCGGGGTCGACGTGGTCGTGGTCGGGGCCGGGGTCTCCGGGCTCGCCGCCGCGCGTGCACTCGTGCACGGCGGGCAGCGGGTCGTCGTGCTCGAGGCCCGGGACCGCATCGGCGGACGGACCTGGACGGACAGCGCGCTCGGGGTGCCCGTCGACCTCGGAGCGTCGTGGATCCACGGCGTCGACGGCAACCCGCTCTGGGCGCTGGCGTCGTCGTTCGGCATCGACACCGTCGAGTTCACGGTCGGGAGCTTCCAGTTCGACGGCCGACCGATCGCCTGGCACGGCCCGTCCGGAACGCGGCTGTCCCCGTCCGCCGCGTCGTCGTTCGTGGCCGACCTGCACACCGTCGACGCCGCGCTCGCCGACGTCGTCGCGTCCGCTCCCCCGCCCTCGACCTACGCCGCCGCCATCGACACGGTCCTGCGGTCGCTCCGCTGGGACGGCGACCCCGCCGCACGGATCCGCGAGTACGCCGCGCACCGCTCCGAGGACCTCTGCGGGGCCCCGGTCACCGTGCTCGACGCGCACGGCCTCGACGAGGAGCACGTCGCGGGTGACGAGGTCGTGTTCCCCGGCGGCTACGGGCAGTACGCGGCCCGGCTCGCCGACGGCCTCGACGTGCGGATGTCGGCGGTCGTGCAGTCGGTGACGCAGTCCGACTCCGGTGTGGTCGTCGGGCTCGCCGACGGATCGTCGATCGCCGCCGCGCACGCGGTCGTCACGGTCCCCCTCGGGGTCCTGCAGGCCGGGGACGTGACGTTCGACCCGCCGCTGTCCGATCCGGTGACCGGCGCGATGGGTCGACTCGGGATGGGCGCCTACGACAAGGTCTTCCTGCACTTCTCCACGCGGTTCTGGGGTGACGACTGGGTCATCCGGCAGCAGGGGTCCGCCGGCGTCGACTGGCACTCCTGGTACGACATGTCCCGGGTGACCGGCGAGCCCGTGCTCGCGGCGCTCGTCGGGGGGTCCGGGGCACGGCGACTCGAGACGCTGCCCGACGCGATGATCGTCGAGGAAGGGGTGGCCGCGCTCCGCCGGATGTTCGGCGCCGAGGCCGTGCCGGAGCCCGAGGCGTCCCGGATCACCCGGTGGGCGGAGGACCCCTTCGCCCGTGGCTCGTACTCGTACCTGCACGTCGGCGCGTCCGTCGACGACCACGACCTGCTCGGCACGCCGTCCGGCCGGGTGCAGCTCGCCGGCGAGGCCACGTGGGGCGACGACCCCGCGACGGTGCACGGCGCGCTGCTGTCCGGGCTCCGTGCCGCGTCACGCCTGCTCGGCACCGAGGTGCACGCGTCCTCGCTCGCGGCCCCGCTCCCCGTGGTTCCGGCCGTCTCGTGA
- a CDS encoding FAD-dependent oxidoreductase, translating into MTGYRGVSFWLDQLVATGRDDLTPRPPLDGDTTADVCIVGAGLTGLWTAWYLHQADPRLQIVVVEREIAGFGASGRNGGWCSALFPRSASSIAEQHGREAALALRDTVDEVGRAAAEADVDCDFVKGGTVLYARSAVQERAAHDEVASSAAWGDDMTWRPARPGDAAGSAGVAWTPDCARVQPAALVRGLAAALEARGVRIAEHTPAVSWAPGHVVTSRGTVSAGAVVVAVEGYGAQLAQTKRRILPLYSLMIATAPLPPAVWDRIGLEHGQTFSDYRHLLVYGQRTADDRLAFGGRGARYHWGSAITPGYDRVPRVFEHLRNALVDLFPAVADAPITHTWGGPLGVPRDWCASVTWDGRVGTAGGYVGDGLSTTNLAGRTLADLVRGVSSPLTALPWVNHRSPDWEPEPLRFLGANAGLVATDLADREEALTGRPSLAARLMAPLTGGH; encoded by the coding sequence GTGACCGGCTACCGGGGCGTCTCGTTCTGGCTCGACCAGCTCGTGGCCACGGGCCGCGACGACCTGACGCCCCGGCCACCGCTCGACGGTGACACCACCGCGGACGTCTGCATCGTCGGTGCCGGACTGACGGGTCTCTGGACCGCGTGGTACCTGCACCAGGCCGACCCGCGCCTCCAGATCGTCGTCGTGGAACGCGAGATCGCCGGTTTCGGTGCCTCCGGACGGAACGGTGGCTGGTGTTCCGCCCTCTTCCCACGGTCCGCGTCGTCGATCGCGGAGCAGCACGGCCGCGAGGCCGCGCTCGCCCTCCGCGACACGGTCGACGAGGTCGGCCGGGCCGCTGCGGAAGCCGACGTGGACTGCGACTTCGTCAAGGGCGGCACCGTCCTGTACGCACGGTCCGCCGTGCAGGAGCGCGCCGCCCACGACGAGGTCGCGTCCTCCGCGGCATGGGGCGACGACATGACGTGGCGACCGGCGCGGCCCGGGGACGCCGCCGGGTCGGCCGGCGTCGCGTGGACCCCGGACTGCGCGCGCGTCCAGCCCGCAGCACTGGTGCGTGGCCTGGCGGCCGCCCTGGAGGCACGGGGCGTCCGGATCGCGGAGCACACGCCCGCCGTGTCGTGGGCTCCAGGGCACGTGGTCACCTCACGCGGGACCGTCTCGGCCGGTGCCGTGGTCGTCGCGGTCGAGGGCTACGGCGCGCAGCTCGCCCAGACGAAGCGGCGGATCCTGCCGCTGTACTCGCTCATGATCGCGACCGCACCCCTGCCCCCTGCCGTGTGGGACCGGATCGGGCTCGAGCACGGGCAGACCTTCTCGGACTACCGGCACCTGCTCGTGTACGGGCAACGGACGGCCGACGACCGCCTCGCCTTCGGTGGCCGCGGCGCCCGGTACCACTGGGGGTCCGCGATCACGCCCGGGTACGACCGGGTGCCACGGGTGTTCGAGCACCTGCGGAACGCCCTCGTCGACCTGTTCCCCGCCGTCGCCGACGCACCGATCACGCACACGTGGGGCGGGCCGCTCGGCGTGCCACGCGACTGGTGCGCCTCGGTCACGTGGGACGGCCGGGTGGGGACCGCCGGCGGCTACGTCGGCGACGGCCTCTCGACGACGAACCTCGCGGGGCGGACCCTCGCCGACCTCGTGCGCGGGGTCTCATCGCCGCTGACCGCGCTGCCGTGGGTGAACCACCGCTCGCCGGACTGGGAGCCCGAGCCGCTGCGGTTCCTCGGGGCGAACGCCGGACTCGTGGCGACCGACCTCGCCGACCGCGAGGAAGCACTGACCGGGCGTCCGAGCCTGGCCGCGCGGCTGATGGCGCCGCTGACCGGAGGACACTGA
- a CDS encoding aspartate aminotransferase family protein, translating into MTISEQPTTRLGSYDPFAPVDDAALQQKSRDHLWMHFARHGANQAGADVPIMVRGEGHHVYDSHGKGYIDGLSGLFVVAAGHGRKRLAEMAAKQAETLSFFPIWSYAHPAAIELADRLADQAPGDLNKVFFSTGGGEAVETAFKLAKHYWKLRGKPMKHKVISRAVAYHGTPQGALAITGIPAMKQMFEPLTPGGLRVPNTNFYRAAEMGFAGASEEEFGFWAAERIREMIEFEGPDTVAAVFLEPVQNSGGCFTPPPGYFQRVREICDEYDVLLVSDEVICAFGRIGTMFACDTYDFVPDMITCAKAMTSGYSPIGATIISDKLFEPFSKGDTTFYHGYTFGGHPVSAAVAMENLDIFEEEGLLQNVQQNAPLFKAELDTLLDLPIVGDVRGAGYFYGIELVKDKATKTTFDDDESERLLRGFLSKALFDAGLYCRADDRGDPVVQLAPPLTIGQPEFREITSILRSVLSEAASKI; encoded by the coding sequence ATGACCATCTCCGAACAGCCGACCACCCGCCTCGGGTCGTACGACCCCTTCGCGCCGGTGGACGACGCCGCCCTGCAGCAGAAGTCCCGCGACCACCTGTGGATGCACTTCGCTCGGCACGGCGCGAACCAGGCCGGCGCCGACGTGCCGATCATGGTCCGCGGCGAGGGCCACCACGTCTACGACAGCCACGGCAAGGGCTACATCGACGGCCTCTCCGGGCTGTTCGTCGTCGCGGCCGGCCACGGCCGGAAGCGCCTCGCCGAGATGGCCGCGAAGCAGGCGGAGACGCTGAGCTTCTTCCCGATCTGGTCGTACGCGCACCCCGCGGCGATCGAGCTCGCCGACCGTCTGGCCGACCAGGCGCCCGGTGACCTCAACAAGGTGTTCTTCTCGACCGGTGGCGGCGAGGCCGTCGAGACCGCGTTCAAGCTCGCGAAGCACTACTGGAAGCTCCGCGGCAAGCCGATGAAGCACAAGGTGATCTCCCGCGCGGTCGCGTACCACGGCACCCCGCAGGGCGCCCTGGCGATCACCGGCATCCCGGCGATGAAGCAGATGTTCGAGCCCCTCACCCCCGGCGGCCTGCGCGTGCCGAACACGAACTTCTACCGTGCCGCGGAGATGGGCTTCGCCGGTGCGAGCGAAGAGGAGTTCGGCTTCTGGGCGGCCGAGCGGATCCGCGAGATGATCGAGTTCGAGGGCCCGGACACGGTCGCCGCCGTCTTCCTCGAACCCGTGCAGAACTCCGGCGGCTGCTTCACGCCGCCGCCCGGGTACTTCCAGCGCGTGCGCGAGATCTGCGACGAGTACGACGTGCTGCTCGTCTCCGACGAGGTCATCTGCGCGTTCGGCCGCATCGGCACCATGTTCGCCTGCGACACCTACGACTTCGTGCCGGACATGATCACGTGCGCGAAGGCGATGACCTCCGGGTACTCGCCGATCGGCGCGACGATCATCAGCGACAAGCTGTTCGAGCCGTTCTCGAAGGGCGACACGACCTTCTACCACGGGTACACGTTCGGCGGGCACCCGGTCTCCGCCGCCGTCGCGATGGAGAACCTCGACATCTTCGAGGAGGAGGGCCTGCTGCAGAACGTGCAGCAGAACGCCCCGCTCTTCAAGGCCGAGCTCGACACCCTGCTCGACCTGCCGATCGTCGGCGACGTGCGCGGTGCCGGGTACTTCTACGGCATCGAGCTCGTGAAGGACAAGGCGACGAAGACGACCTTCGACGACGACGAGTCCGAGCGCCTCCTGCGCGGCTTCCTGTCGAAGGCGCTCTTCGACGCGGGCCTGTACTGCCGCGCGGACGACCGGGGCGACCCCGTCGTGCAGCTCGCCCCGCCGCTCACCATCGGGCAGCCGGAGTTCCGCGAGATCACGTCGATCCTGCGGAGCGTCCTGTCCGAGGCCGCGTCGAAGATCTGA
- a CDS encoding Lrp/AsnC family transcriptional regulator, with translation MAAAPRRPGPIDDISKRIIEQLQADGRRPYGEIGKAVGLSEAAVRQRVQKLTETGVMQIVAVTDPMQLGFHRQAMIGIRVNGDTRSVADELEKLPSVDYLVMTAGSFDLMVEVVCEDDDDLIELLNGTIRAIPGVTATETFVYLQLRKQLYDWGTR, from the coding sequence ATGGCGGCAGCACCACGACGTCCGGGTCCGATCGACGACATCTCCAAGCGCATCATCGAACAGCTCCAAGCGGACGGCCGCCGTCCGTACGGCGAGATCGGCAAGGCCGTCGGGCTCAGCGAGGCGGCGGTCCGGCAACGGGTCCAGAAGCTCACCGAGACCGGCGTCATGCAGATCGTCGCGGTCACCGACCCCATGCAGCTCGGGTTCCACCGGCAGGCGATGATCGGCATCCGCGTGAACGGTGACACCCGGAGCGTCGCCGACGAACTCGAGAAACTGCCCTCGGTCGACTACCTCGTGATGACCGCCGGCAGCTTCGACCTCATGGTGGAGGTCGTCTGCGAGGACGACGACGACCTCATCGAACTGCTCAACGGCACGATCCGGGCCATCCCGGGCGTGACCGCGACCGAGACCTTCGTCTACCTGCAACTCCGCAAACAGCTCTACGACTGGGGAACGCGATGA
- a CDS encoding aminobutyraldehyde dehydrogenase gives MPDTVRNFIGGASVESRADTAFDLVDPTDEHVYGTSPVSTAADVDAAFTAASSAFETWRRTTPGERQLALFRIADAMEQRAEEFADLESLDTGKPRATLVEDEILLSVDQIRFFAGAARNLEGRSAGEYLADHTSFVRREPIGVVAQVTPWNYPLNMAVWKFAPALAAGNTTVLKPSDTTPLSTLLLAEVAAEFLPPGVLNVVVGDRTTGAAMIDHPTPQLVSITGSVRAGMEVARAAAGDLKRTHLELGGKAPVIVFDDADIPSAVAGIVAAGFFNAGQDCTAATRLLVQDGIHDEFVAALAAEARVNARTGSDGYYGPVNNANQLAHVQSFVDTLPDHATIALGGARQGDTGYFHQATIVAGLRQDDRAVQQEIFGPVQTVQRFSTEDEALRWANGVEYGLASSVWTTDHARAMRFARDLDFGCVWINTHIPIVAEMPHGGFKHSGYGKDLSQYGFDDYTRIKHVMSYIG, from the coding sequence ATGCCGGACACCGTGCGGAACTTCATCGGAGGCGCCTCGGTCGAGTCGCGCGCCGACACCGCCTTCGACCTGGTCGACCCGACCGACGAGCACGTCTACGGCACCTCGCCGGTCTCCACCGCCGCCGACGTCGACGCCGCCTTCACGGCCGCGAGCAGCGCGTTCGAGACCTGGCGTCGAACCACCCCGGGGGAGCGGCAGCTCGCCCTGTTCCGGATCGCCGACGCGATGGAGCAGCGGGCGGAGGAGTTCGCCGACCTCGAGTCGCTCGACACCGGCAAGCCCCGCGCCACCCTCGTCGAGGACGAGATCCTGCTCTCCGTCGACCAGATCCGCTTCTTCGCCGGCGCCGCCCGGAACCTCGAGGGGCGGAGCGCCGGCGAGTACCTCGCCGACCACACGTCCTTCGTCCGCCGCGAACCGATCGGCGTCGTCGCCCAGGTCACCCCGTGGAACTACCCGCTCAACATGGCGGTGTGGAAGTTCGCCCCAGCGCTCGCCGCGGGGAACACCACCGTGCTGAAGCCGAGCGACACCACACCCCTGTCGACCCTGCTCCTCGCCGAGGTCGCCGCCGAGTTCCTGCCGCCCGGTGTCCTCAACGTCGTCGTGGGGGACCGCACCACCGGCGCCGCGATGATCGACCACCCGACACCGCAGCTCGTGTCCATCACGGGCTCGGTCCGTGCCGGGATGGAGGTGGCCCGTGCGGCTGCCGGCGACCTCAAGCGCACGCACCTCGAACTCGGCGGCAAGGCGCCGGTGATCGTGTTCGACGACGCCGACATCCCGTCCGCCGTCGCCGGGATCGTCGCCGCCGGGTTCTTCAACGCCGGGCAGGACTGCACCGCGGCGACCCGGCTGCTCGTGCAGGACGGCATCCACGACGAGTTCGTGGCGGCGCTCGCAGCAGAGGCACGCGTCAACGCGAGAACCGGGTCAGACGGTTACTACGGCCCGGTCAACAACGCGAACCAGCTCGCGCACGTGCAGTCCTTCGTCGACACGCTGCCCGACCACGCCACCATCGCACTCGGCGGAGCGCGCCAGGGCGACACCGGCTACTTCCACCAGGCCACGATCGTCGCCGGGCTCCGGCAGGACGACCGTGCCGTGCAGCAGGAGATCTTCGGCCCGGTGCAGACCGTGCAGCGCTTCTCGACCGAGGACGAAGCCCTGCGCTGGGCGAACGGCGTCGAGTACGGCCTGGCGAGCTCGGTGTGGACCACCGACCACGCGAGGGCGATGCGCTTCGCCCGCGACCTCGACTTCGGGTGCGTGTGGATCAACACCCACATCCCGATCGTCGCCGAGATGCCGCACGGCGGCTTCAAGCACTCCGGCTACGGCAAGGACCTGTCCCAGTACGGGTTCGACGACTACACCCGCATCAAGCACGTCATGTCCTACATCGGCTGA